From Deinococcus aquaticus, one genomic window encodes:
- a CDS encoding ComEA family DNA-binding protein — translation MISTDRGWTALLAAGTLLCAALSLGPALLPRPQVPVVTRVPLPPPSPTAAPSGSGQEPPVYPATASVQPLISGRVNLNTATPEQLEALPKVGPSLAAKLIAGRPYRSLADLDRVKGVGPSTLKTLSPLVSF, via the coding sequence ATGATCAGCACTGACCGGGGCTGGACGGCCCTGCTGGCGGCGGGCACGCTGCTGTGCGCCGCGCTGAGCCTGGGGCCGGCGCTGCTGCCGCGCCCGCAGGTGCCGGTGGTGACGCGCGTGCCGCTCCCACCTCCCTCGCCCACGGCGGCCCCGTCCGGGAGCGGGCAGGAGCCGCCGGTCTACCCGGCGACAGCCAGCGTGCAGCCGCTGATCTCGGGCCGCGTGAACCTGAACACCGCCACGCCAGAGCAACTGGAGGCCCTGCCGAAGGTGGGTCCGTCGCTGGCGGCGAAGCTGATCGCGGGCCGTCCGTACCGCTCGCTGGCCGACCTGGACCGCGTGAAGGGCGTGGGGCCGTCGACCCTGAAGACCCTGTCGCCGCTGGTGTCGTTCTGA
- a CDS encoding DNA internalization-related competence protein ComEC/Rec2 — protein MGAAPVGVAARTAWSVPGALGVIAGILLALGVTLGFGGNGALSLAGLGALLGALTWREPRRALLLGLAVAGVGAGFLSARTVLARPDPMTPWLGAQVTLRGEWDGQFLTLAEPRARVVVAPKPTQGPGALVVAGRLVPPEGRRTPGGFDQAGWLRSQGGLFVPAPGAVLVAAQVRAHEPERGLRGWFRRGLSAGLDERRAALMQAIELGDRSDITREEFAAGYSVRDAFTRAGLAHLMALSGQNVALITGVLVWLMIRAGASPAWRFGVPAALLLPYLLMLVQPSPSITRAVIMGGVVLVALAVGRGRPDPLGLIALAALLCLLLFPLWLLDLGFGLSFLAVLALTGSARLAGRLPARWPHTLRLAVAATVLAELGTLPVIAGTFGQVPLVGLPANLVAGVIMAALVPLGFLAGLLGPVAAPLNLINGPLASALLLVAQTFGQAPVLTWGVIGPGGTLAFVTAAGAGWLWLMGRVPGRAVLGAVLAGTLLTALPGWVRPAQDIVFLDVGQGDCTLLRLPGLTVLIDAGGSVGSDYDVGGRTVVPALRALGVRKLDVVIATHADTDHIEGVSGVLRALPVGELWIGQRKTDDPVLTAVLNEAQVRGVPVREVRRGDRVQAGRAALTVLWPPGNVWSTEDNDNSVAVRLDVGGWHAAFLGDLPAPAEAALNTGPLNLLKAAHHGSRYSTGEALLAQARPTDAVISVGRNTYGHPHPDVLGRLAASNTRTWRTDQNGTITWPLP, from the coding sequence ATGGGGGCCGCGCCGGTTGGAGTGGCGGCGCGCACGGCGTGGTCGGTTCCGGGGGCGCTGGGGGTGATCGCCGGCATCCTGCTGGCGCTGGGAGTCACGCTGGGCTTCGGCGGGAACGGCGCGCTGTCCCTGGCGGGGCTGGGCGCGCTGCTGGGGGCACTGACGTGGCGTGAACCCCGGCGGGCGCTGCTGCTGGGGCTGGCCGTGGCGGGTGTGGGGGCGGGGTTCCTGTCGGCCCGCACGGTCCTGGCCCGCCCGGACCCCATGACGCCGTGGCTGGGCGCGCAGGTGACGCTGCGGGGCGAGTGGGACGGACAGTTCCTGACGCTGGCCGAGCCGCGCGCGCGGGTGGTGGTCGCGCCGAAACCCACGCAGGGACCGGGGGCGCTGGTGGTGGCGGGCCGGCTGGTCCCGCCGGAAGGACGGCGCACGCCCGGCGGCTTCGATCAGGCAGGGTGGCTGCGCTCGCAGGGCGGGCTGTTCGTACCGGCCCCCGGCGCGGTGCTGGTCGCGGCGCAGGTCCGGGCGCACGAGCCGGAGCGTGGGCTGCGCGGCTGGTTCCGGCGGGGCCTGAGTGCCGGGCTGGACGAACGGCGCGCGGCGCTGATGCAGGCCATCGAACTCGGGGACCGCAGCGACATCACCCGTGAAGAGTTCGCCGCAGGGTACTCGGTGCGGGACGCCTTCACCCGCGCCGGACTGGCGCACCTGATGGCGCTGTCCGGGCAGAACGTCGCGCTGATCACGGGCGTGCTGGTGTGGCTAATGATCCGCGCCGGGGCCTCGCCCGCCTGGCGGTTCGGGGTCCCGGCCGCGCTGCTGCTGCCTTACCTGCTGATGCTGGTGCAGCCCTCGCCGAGTATCACGCGGGCGGTGATCATGGGCGGCGTGGTGCTGGTCGCGCTGGCAGTGGGGCGCGGGCGGCCCGACCCGCTGGGCCTGATCGCGCTGGCGGCGCTGCTGTGCCTGCTGCTGTTCCCACTGTGGCTGCTGGACCTGGGTTTCGGGCTGTCGTTCCTGGCGGTGCTGGCCCTGACCGGCTCGGCGCGGCTGGCCGGGCGGCTGCCCGCGCGCTGGCCACACACCCTGCGGCTGGCGGTCGCGGCGACCGTGCTGGCGGAACTGGGCACCCTGCCGGTCATCGCGGGGACGTTCGGGCAGGTGCCGCTGGTGGGCCTGCCCGCCAACCTCGTGGCGGGCGTGATCATGGCGGCGCTGGTGCCGCTGGGGTTCCTGGCGGGACTGCTGGGACCAGTGGCCGCGCCGCTGAACCTGATCAACGGGCCGCTGGCGTCGGCGCTGCTGCTGGTCGCGCAGACCTTCGGGCAGGCACCGGTCCTGACCTGGGGCGTGATCGGGCCGGGCGGGACGCTGGCCTTCGTCACGGCAGCCGGGGCGGGCTGGCTGTGGCTGATGGGGCGCGTGCCGGGCCGGGCAGTGCTGGGGGCGGTGCTGGCCGGCACGCTGCTCACGGCGCTGCCCGGCTGGGTGCGGCCCGCGCAGGACATCGTGTTCCTGGACGTGGGCCAGGGCGACTGCACGCTGCTGCGGCTGCCGGGCCTGACCGTTCTGATCGACGCGGGCGGCTCGGTCGGCAGTGACTACGACGTGGGCGGGCGCACGGTCGTCCCGGCCCTGCGGGCGCTGGGCGTGCGGAAACTGGACGTGGTGATCGCCACGCACGCCGACACGGACCACATCGAGGGAGTCAGCGGCGTGCTGCGGGCCCTACCGGTCGGGGAACTGTGGATCGGGCAACGAAAGACGGACGATCCGGTCCTGACGGCCGTGTTGAACGAGGCGCAGGTGCGCGGCGTCCCGGTGCGCGAGGTGCGGCGCGGCGACCGCGTGCAGGCGGGCCGCGCGGCCCTGACGGTCCTGTGGCCCCCCGGCAACGTGTGGAGTACCGAGGACAACGACAACAGCGTCGCCGTTCGACTGGACGTGGGTGGCTGGCACGCCGCGTTCCTGGGCGACCTGCCCGCCCCCGCCGAGGCCGCGCTGAACACCGGCCCGCTGAACCTGCTGAAAGCCGCGCACCACGGCAGCCGTTACAGTACCGGCGAGGCCCTACTGGCGCAGGCGCGCCCCACCGACGCCGTGATCAGCGTGGGCCGCAACACCTACGGCCACCCCCACCCGGACGTGCTGGGCAGGCTGGCCGCATCGAACACCCGGACGTGGCGCACCGATCAGAACGGCACGATCACCTGGCCGCTGCCATAA